One window of the Methanocaldococcus vulcanius M7 genome contains the following:
- a CDS encoding DUF4870 domain-containing protein: MNIKTENIVASLSYLSTFILLFVVPLLFLIIFNKNGFIKFHSLQALLLVVIYLLVGTGIATIYLYFGLYLMYSTPPLLDNAFYCFLIVWLIVYVILCIVGAYKASGGEKFKLPIIGNIAERMIT, translated from the coding sequence ATGAATATTAAAACAGAAAATATTGTTGCTTCATTATCTTACCTCTCAACGTTTATTTTATTGTTTGTAGTGCCGTTGTTGTTTTTAATTATATTTAATAAAAATGGATTCATTAAATTTCATTCTTTACAGGCCTTATTATTGGTTGTAATCTATTTACTGGTTGGAACCGGAATTGCCACAATATATCTTTACTTTGGATTATATCTCATGTATTCCACGCCACCACTGCTTGATAATGCATTTTATTGCTTTTTAATAGTTTGGCTTATTGTATATGTTATATTGTGCATTGTCGGAGCTTACAAAGCATCTGGTGGAGAAAAATTTAAACTCCCAATAATTGGAAATATTGCTGAGAGGATGATAACATGA
- a CDS encoding NifB/NifX family molybdenum-iron cluster-binding protein: MKIIIPMRLDKISDEFENCEYFLILEIKDGEIDSVKTVFNDNCGEKIKQKIDAIICKKINEKNYKKFSKKGVIYKAEGDDVDKNISLLLENKLKEICK, encoded by the coding sequence ATGAAAATAATAATTCCTATGCGTTTAGATAAAATAAGTGATGAGTTTGAAAATTGCGAATACTTTCTAATTCTTGAAATAAAAGACGGAGAGATAGATTCCGTTAAAACAGTATTTAATGATAACTGCGGAGAAAAAATAAAACAAAAAATCGATGCAATAATCTGTAAAAAAATAAATGAAAAGAATTACAAAAAATTTAGTAAAAAAGGAGTAATATATAAAGCGGAAGGAGACGATGTAGATAAAAACATATCCCTACTTTTAGAAAATAAACTTAAAGAAATTTGTAAATAA
- a CDS encoding NCS2 family permease: MGFIEEYFEFDKYNTNLKIEVLAGITTFMTMAYIIFVNPQILSTTGMDFGAVMVATCISSAIATLIMGLYARYPFALAPGMGLNAYFTYGVCLGMGIDWRVALGAVFISGVLFVILTLTKIRTWIFNVIPNAIKYGTAVGIGLFIAFIGLKNAGIIVESKATLVTLGNIMNPSALLAMFGIFLTSILVSRNVIGAILLGIIITSLLGMILGISPFPDGIFSMPPSIAPTFLQLDVMGALNLGLLTIVLAFFFVDMFDTLGTLSALASQAGYLDEEGKLPRVEKALMADATGTVVGSLLGTSTVTTYIESASGIAIGGRTGFVSVVVAVLFLLALFFYPVVKAIPAYATASALVIVGALMMRSVKFIDFDDYTEAIPAFITLLTIPLTYSIATGLALGFITYPILKVFTGRWREVHWLVYLLAVLFALRFVYLSS, encoded by the coding sequence ATGGGGTTTATAGAAGAGTATTTCGAATTTGATAAATACAACACCAACTTAAAAATTGAAGTTCTTGCAGGAATAACCACATTCATGACCATGGCTTATATAATATTCGTAAATCCTCAAATTTTGAGCACAACGGGAATGGATTTTGGGGCAGTTATGGTTGCAACATGTATCTCCTCAGCAATAGCTACACTAATAATGGGCCTATATGCAAGGTATCCGTTTGCATTAGCTCCAGGAATGGGATTAAACGCCTATTTCACATATGGAGTTTGTTTGGGAATGGGAATTGACTGGAGAGTTGCATTGGGGGCAGTGTTCATCTCAGGTGTTTTGTTTGTAATCTTAACATTAACTAAAATAAGGACGTGGATATTTAATGTCATCCCTAATGCTATAAAATACGGAACTGCTGTCGGTATTGGATTGTTTATTGCGTTTATTGGGTTAAAAAATGCAGGGATAATTGTTGAAAGTAAAGCAACCCTCGTTACCTTAGGAAATATAATGAATCCATCAGCACTCTTAGCAATGTTTGGGATATTTCTAACCTCAATATTGGTAAGTAGAAACGTTATTGGTGCTATACTGTTAGGAATTATAATAACATCACTTTTAGGAATGATCTTAGGCATTTCTCCATTTCCAGATGGCATATTTTCAATGCCTCCATCAATAGCCCCAACCTTCTTACAACTTGATGTAATGGGAGCTTTAAACTTAGGATTGCTAACAATTGTATTGGCCTTCTTCTTTGTTGATATGTTCGATACCTTAGGAACTCTAAGTGCATTAGCATCTCAGGCAGGTTATTTGGATGAAGAAGGAAAACTACCAAGAGTAGAAAAAGCATTGATGGCAGATGCTACCGGAACAGTAGTTGGATCGCTACTCGGAACATCAACAGTAACAACCTACATTGAATCCGCAAGTGGAATTGCGATCGGAGGAAGAACAGGTTTTGTTTCAGTAGTTGTCGCAGTTCTGTTTTTACTTGCACTATTCTTCTATCCTGTTGTTAAAGCAATTCCTGCCTACGCTACCGCATCAGCACTTGTTATAGTAGGGGCGTTGATGATGAGATCCGTTAAATTTATTGATTTTGATGACTATACTGAGGCAATTCCTGCGTTTATAACTCTGCTAACTATCCCATTAACTTACAGTATAGCCACAGGTCTTGCACTTGGTTTCATAACCTATCCAATATTAAAGGTCTTCACTGGAAGATGGAGAGAAGTTCACTGGCTTGTTTATTTATTAGCAGTTTTATTTGCACTAAGATTCGTTTACCTTTCAAGTTAA